The sequence GTATTGGTACAGCTGTACTAAGTGTGCTTGCAGGATTGAAGTTGAAGGGAAGAACTAATCTCCACTTCCAGATTGAATACTCCAGACTGAGTAATTGCATTTACTTGTAAATGTCAGCCTCTTGACCCAGACTTTTACATCATATGTTCACCTGGAAACCCGGGTCTTTGTAATCTGGCAATCCACTTAGTTTCTCAAGACTATCAGTGACTACAGCTTCAGAAAATGCCAGCAGTATAATGCCAGGGGTCTACTTAACACGTTGATTCCTCAAAAAAGCATACTAAAACCCAAATCTGTTCCACAAAACCAAGCAACCATTGATTCCTTCATACATACAGGGATAGACACATTACCAGTGCCTTGTTTTCAGTGTTCTTACAGACAAAACGCAACTGTAACTCATGAGAGTGTCACATGGGGATTCACTCTCATAGCAAACTGGTACATTAGGCGTTACATCAGAGAGAAATGACTCCTAGCTGGGACTTCAGAACAATTCCAGGGATCCAGGAATGGCCAGTATAGAATCAGAATAACATTGAGTGGCTTTTTGGGGCCCATTACTGTTATGACAGTCAATGCAGAGGAGAGGATAGGGAGCAAAGGAGAACACATTATGACAGAACTCAGCCTAAGCAAATGGTAAAGTTTTCAACCAGGAATTGATATAAACTAAATGTGTCAGATGGTAATACAGAAGCCAATGAATTTCAAAAGGTTTGCTACATTGCCTTCATATGTTGATGCCAATTCCCATTTTTGTAGTATAGCCCTTGAATCTTAATATTCAATTAACCTCTTCTTTGTCATGCAGAAATGTTACTCATTCTTTTAATATAAATATGGTTCCTTTGCTGGACTTTCAAGATAGTACCAGCTTTTATTTCAAGTACTCTagtacacacgcaaacacacatcTACACTTTTGCACAtatattcacacaaaaaacaggTGCATGTgcataaacatatatatatatatatatatatacacatatatatatatatatatatatatgcaagaGAAACTGTATTATACATTATGCACACtatacatataaacaaaaaCTCGTGCATACAAAGGAAACAAACTCAAGCAGACAAAGCAACTTTGCCACCATATTTTCAGCTGTGCGAAGTGCTGCTTTCAGCCCTATATCACAACATTTCCTCATTGTCATCACTTGTATAAGAGAGAATTTACCTAGGAAAGGCATCGAAGCACCAGGTCCTCTTGGTGTCGGGAAATGCCACCCTCATGCCGGACATCAGCGGAGAATGCAGGATGACTGCGCCACACTCGTACCGCGAGGCCAGGTCTATCGTGGGGACAGTACCTACAGCAGGGTGGCAGGGGTGGACACAATCATACACCAGGCATGCACATTAAAAAGTTAAGATAGAAACACAGCAAATACAGTATATCACCATTATATCACCAACTGGGTACCTGTAGGATCATAACACAGATATGTTCAGTAATATGATCAAAGACAACCCTGGAGGCAACAAATGATCTGATACTTACATTACTAGTACCTGCAAGACAATAGAAACCCTTCagtcaaatacaatgtacattgttttgTGACATCTGATGCTTTTATCTACAGGCTAAAAATCATCATGTTGCAACTGTATCATATGTAAAAGGTCAAAGATGAATTGATCAATATCcccaagtacaaatgtaccaacaaGATGCACTGTAGATGTACCTATAGTACTCAAGgtaaaacatatacatgtatcaatcacACTTCTGGTCTAGACCACTATACCACATAGatatgcagggcttgaaataccacctgcatatgcaggttacatctagtgcaggtaaaattggagctgtgcgggTATTTCAGGTGTCtatctgcacctaacctgcactggtccatgtactggattttatacataaGTGTCCAATgataggtgtatgtggattgttattagctgcattgactgactgagtgttaccacctattaattataaaagaaaaaatagcaatggttcctgaacaattttagtatgatccattcttCCTAAATTTACTTAGCACAGCCATTAGAACAAGAATACCCACCACTAGAACTTTTAATGATGTCTATTGTAGCTACAAATCAATGTAGCATGCCACGTGCCTAAGGGCAATGAGAAATTATGAGAATGCACGCACTCTGTCTCTGATGATTCTGGGGTCATACATGATTATGTGGCCAATCCAATCCACTTCAACTCAGTAAACTTCAAAACCTTTCACTGCACTATGAAATGAATTACTAGTAGGACATAACATGGTTACAGCAAAGCCTTGATTTAACACTAGAACATGACAATAAATACATGTTTAGTATGATGTTGAGAAGATTCAATGAATGAGAACCAATTTATCCAGAATTACTACATTTGGCAACATATCAAATGTGCAAACATTGACATAAAAGTCAAGGCCTGTCATATGTATTCCATGGCATCTAGTATTAGTAAGAGCTCAAGTGCCTACCGTATTTGTAATTGATTGTTTGGCATGATTGTGGCATAGCATGTGGCCTGGGACATCTATCATTGTTGTCATTACTGTAAAATATTTGAGTTTGCAGTATTCATACATTACAAGACATAGCACGTGGTCAAATGCGCAGTATGACAAGTTCACAGTGAGGAATTGCTGATAAAGTACAAACAGAAAATCTGCAAATAtctcatgatttttagtatttGAAAGCTGTCTGTTCATTACAGACAAAAGGTTTAACACGTAATGGTTTGAAAAGTATTACTTCACTATATCTACATCAATGACCATCCCTCCCAACTGGAAAGTATCCAATCACACGTGCAACAGGCTTCTGATTAGGTGGCAGGTTTCTAGGTCTCCTCACATGCTGTGTGCAGCCAAGTGTGAGTAGGAAACCCTCTAATTCTAATGAATCTAAAGGTGCAGACAAACACCAAGTCTGTAAACCCCTGGTTCTACTGTAAATTCAGCCATTTTTGCAGGGCTTCATTTTCTTGGTAGAGGCAAAAGGAGGTTTTTCCCGTATTTTCAGTCTGAAGCTGTAGTCTGGCAGTCATACATTGACATAGAAATTACATTTGTAGTGAAGAGGTTACCTCAAAGATGATACCTGCCTATGCTTAATGATACCGCAGATTTGATATTGGAATTGGATTTGGTGCCTCTTAAAGTAGCCTGACATGCAGCTGATTCTTGTCTGCTCCTAGCCTCTGACTTAGAGATCCCCCACCCAAATGATACAGGTTTTTTTTCACTTCCGCACAGTTTTCAGCTACAGCATTCTTCTGATTGCTTGCTAAGTTCTAATTGCCATGTATATAGCTGCCAGACCTCTAtagctatcagaaaactgcaCAGAGTTGCTGAAAATGTTTGGTGGAGTTTGCTTCCTTCAATGGTTGGGCAACTCAAATTGATTTAGATATCTGtcttcatacaaaatgtaggccTCCTGACCCCATCCTACAAAATATCTTGTAAGTACCCCATTTTGTAAGAAGCTCCAATTTGTAAGTAAAAATTAATGCAATGCTACTCAAGTAGATCTCTAGCACATGCACTTGCGAAATAACAGGTACTAGTATCTTGAAGCCATCAAGTTATTCTCTTCTAAAAGCCTTGACACATGCTACACTGTTGAAACTCAAACACCTCTCCATGTGCACTATTACTGTGCACCACTCTGTCCCCAGTCATATTTACTTAAGACCACCCACACATATGGTCTTCAAGTTGACTCTGCAGACTGCAATGAAAAGTCACACCTGTCTGTGGCAGTTTTGTGATGGGTAATACCATCTAGTAATCATGTAATGCCATAGTAGATGCTGCCAACCACCGTGACTTCATACAGAGCGCTACCattatctgcaaagatggaaggctACTACTAATACCATCTAAATCTAAAAGTAATTCAAGAATGACACagagtcactgatgaaagacaccggatggttgtctgaaacatcagaccgtttccaaaatcatatccagttgcttgagtaactacttggcgtatcttatttcctgcatgtctaaccttcattgatgacagaaaaaaagcaatctagtactagtagtacttaaAAAATGACTCAGAGAAAAACCCAGAACATGGCAGCTTTCTGAACCAACAGCACATGtttgaggaaaaaaaagattgttgATGGATGAATAAAGGCAATAAAACTTCCAAATGTTAAAGTACATGCACTAGGACCTCGACCATACTAGGATCGGATCCCCAAATCAAACTCACCCTGGCACTAGTTTGACTCCAACCAGATCAGCCGAATCCACATCTAGCTTAACTCGCCTCGGACCTGGGTTTGGACTACTCATACCAGGCTTTGTGAATCAATCCTATCCCCCAGGTGAATCCAGATTTGCAAAGTCTGGTATAAATGTATCTCCAAGACACCTTTATATAACTTTTAAGTACCTTCCCAGCCTTAACATTCAAGCAGACAGGATATTCTTAGGAAAGGCTGTATGTTGGAAATTCTGCATTTCAAGCCATATAAGTTACATGCACATATGTATGTCTTCATTTGTCTTCCTATTTACACAAAACAATTGAAGACTCTCAAGCTTGACAGAGTAAAAGGGACAGTTGACAGCTAAAATTATGCTAGActttgtgatgtacatgtattagtgaTATGCCATGTAATAGTTGTTTGCCTAAGTAATGCTGATGTCGGAAAGAAGTATATGCAGTTATTCTTAGCATTAGCAGATTGTCAGGCtgacaaaatattgtttggtcTGGTtgaaattagaaaataaacaatttcaTACAGGTGAAATCAATAGCAAGTGCTGAGCTGGAATGAAAGAGAACCAGTCCACTGACCCTTCCAAACTCATCACTTGCAAATCATCACAGAAATTCCTCTCTGTCAACATACATTACAGTACCAAAAGTGCTTTGAACTCAATGTGAGAGGCATTGTTGGGAGCGGTTTGCCATGGTCATCCTGTAAGTAACTGACGCTGTcttgaaacacacaaaataacaTGATATGCTATTACAGTgtgcaaaaatacacaatagagACCAAACAAGTGTCAATATATAACCATCTAAGATCTAGAAATACTGAACTTGCGATCACTGCTTTATACCTGGAATGCAAGATGTTGAAGTTCAGAATCAAACATTAATGACCAACAGATGTATGACTTAGTTCAGACATTCCTGTCCGTGAACTCTTTGCTTCCTTTTGAAGTCTGCAAGAAAGTTGTAAGGATTTAGCACATCAGTTTCTGGAAAGAAAACACATGGAAAAGAGTACTGTATGACAGGAAAATTCCTGGCAAAAACCCATCCTGAACTGTAATATTCATGGCAAAAGATCTAGAACATACTTCACAACaactagaaaaaaattgcatactTGATTGCAAAAGTAAGAAGAAGTAATCACAAACCTTATCAATTAGTGATATTACACGTAACTAAAACCTTAGATTCTCCTGAACACATGATGGTAAGATCTGCAGAATACAAGTCATGATAATTGATAGGCAACAACTAAAAATCCTTACCTATTGACTGTCCATACAAAATGATGTGTTCTGGTGATATGCCGTATCTCGTTCGAAGCGAGTGCCAAGCAGCATCGATATCTGCATACAGGTTCTTTTCGCTTGGCTTCCCCGTTGATACACCATAGCCTGAGTAGTCGAAACTGAAGACGTTACAGTTTATTCTGGTTCCCAAGCCAATGTAGAATGACGACATTTGGCCCAAGTCGACGGCGTTACCATGTGAAAACAGGAGGGTGTACCGTGCAGACGGCGAACAGCGCACAAACATGCAGGCAATGCGATTACCCCGGTTTGTACGTGTCATGAAGACTTCGATACAGTCCAGTTCTCGTTGCGTATATTGCCATTCTGCCCTCTCCGATAGGTGCAGAGAGAAACGCTGGCCAGAGTCGTCAGGGACAAAGGCATAGGTGGGCTAGAGGAAACAAGAAGAATATTGTCAACATCTTGTTATTAAGAAAATTTTCACTCAATAAATTCCTTACAAAAAATATTCTATGGAGTCTTATAATGGTTTGTTACACTCACAGACTATGTTTTAACTCTCTTGGAGGGTGACTGAATATCAATGTCATCTTTTTCTCTGCCAAAATTTCTTTTTGTAGCCTTGGGCCTCCTTGgagtgtatgtatgtttgtttgttttgcataaccagtTAGCATAACACATTGCTTTGTTTGTTGAAATTATGTACTGGCTGAGTCTGGCTGACATTAGACAAGACTGATCAGTTTGatccatttacatgtatactgtgATGGCTTCCTATTCATATCTACAGGAGCCCTGGTTTACATCCACAGACAAGAATGACCCTAGCTGCAGATAGCCACACTTTTTCTTTACCATTTGGGAAATACCGTAAGTCAAATAATTTTGTTGATGCATGCACTGTTTCaattgataaaagctccttggttgaagtgattttcaaacatatttactgaattaacgttacatgtacatcaatcaTGGTCTAGATGCAAACATGGTAAAGCACACCAATGGTAGCCACTCATCAAGTTGGATTCATTCAGCTGACTAGATCAAAGCAGACTTGGTTTAAAGTGTAAGCAAGGGCAttgattacattttgtataacatGTATAATTTACTTGGTAAAGTTCTAATGTTCTTCTAGATTAGAGTGTGAAGTAAAAATACAGGTGTAACGTGTTGAAATAAATATACAGGTGTTGAGTAAAaatttactgttttttttctccgtGACTTACTTTTCTTaatacacaacaacaacataaatataTCAAACCTTTAACCATGAGATCTTTATGTATCCATTAAAACGTAGGTTGGTACCAAATTAAATGCACCATCTCACCAAAGGGTATAGAAATTCACATGTAAACAATGTGAAACATAAGAAGTCCTACAAAGATTCTTCCATATAAAGGAATTGGAGAGTGGATGTGAAGGATTTGGTGTGTCTACAAAGACTGCATGAATCTAGTTAATCGGTCAGACCTTCTCTATTAATCCCGCCAAAATGTTTAGCAGATTAATTATGATTTTTCTACCTCGGGAGGAAGGAAAGCGAGCTTGGCGGCGATCCTGGCCGGGCATGGCGGGCAGCAGAACAGGCAGCACAGCTCTCCGAGCGATAACCCGTTCATCTGGAACAGCGGCTGGTGACTTCGGCAAGCACAAAGCAGAACGAACCACGACTTCACTGAAATCCCTCGACACGGCTCTACAACGAGGAGGATACCGCAGTGAAAATTTCTTTCCTCGGCTCAGGAACTCGAGTCACACGACCAGCTCGCTCGCTCAGGGGTACTTGAGACGGCAGTCACAAATTTAGGCGTATCTAAGCGTTTCCTTCCCGCAGCAAGGGGCCTTCCTTTCCTAGAAAATGGGCGGAAAATGATTCTAATCACGCTAACCAAGATTTGTCCCAGCTCGCGGCGGATCCAGACTCAGGAAGGTGAGTAAACGCTAGAGGGAAGTGTTTCAATTTTGTGTTTCACTCCAGGCCGGCCATGAGCCTGACGTCATCAACCACCAGTATATCGCCGCTACGCATGCGCTCCAAATCCTGCCCATCAGCCATCGCGGcaccttcaactttgacctgtCAATCAGTCTGCACACATGGTTTTCCTTCAAAATTCACTATAGACTGTTTTCATTTGGATATGTTAGCTCATTCATGTGCATAGTATACTATACCTAGATGCACTGAGGAGCTAGACAGGAAAATGATCCGAACAGCCATCTCTAGAAGTGTCTTTTTTCCAAGGACCATCCGCCCTATCCTCACACAACAGCCAGGCAGGATTCTGGCCAGATGTTGCAGTTCAGAAGATGGGAAATATTTACTCCATGAGCGGGATGGTTTATATGATCACATGACCAGGGGGATCATAGATAAGATAGAGTTTGATGTGGACCACATTTGCCAGAATGTGGACAGCGTAGCCCAGCGAGTAAGGGACCGTAAAGGCGAAATGCAGGTAAGTTCGGACTCCGACTGTTCCTCCATCtaaatttttttaaactccCTCATCTTCAAACCTGTAATAGCGGTGTTTTACCTGTGACTGCCCCAATACTTTCATAGATgtccaacaaacaaaaatgcttCTTATTCTAAATGTTAGATCACTTGTGATAATTGTGACCTTACAGATAGTAGGAAAAACAAACTTACCTGCAGTTTTGACCGATAGCTGACATCATAATTCATATGCcatgaagaaataaaaacatggacCACCAGAAAGATGCTTCAGAAACACAATAAAACACTGAGTGAAGCCTTACATGTGCTTGGTAATTtagtgtattgtgtgtgtgtataactTGTTACTGTACCCGACATGACAGGAGGATGAAGTGTACAGGCTGGTAGATCTGTGGCAGGAGAGGTGCAGGGTTAAAGTTGAGGTGGATGAGATACAGGAGCAGAGACAGGCTCTGGCTGGTCAGGCTAAAGGTTTAAAAGGTCAACACAACAGTACTGAATTTAAGGACCTTCAAGTAAAAGGACGCCAGGTAACGATATTATCATGTGCTTTGTCAAATGTATTGATATCACTACTAGTATGGTATTGCCAGGaagagatataacgttaacattatcTAGATCTTACAGGAAGTGGCTAAACATTAACTGTATGTATTTCAATGTAAAATTTTATACTGTAATAGTAAATGTTTAGCCACTTTCTGTGACTAGTGTGAGAAATAAATAATGTAGATCTCTTCCTGATCATGGAATTAAACAAAAATCCTTGTCATATTGAAAGCATGAAACATTTCCTCTTTGAAAATAAATATTGAAGTCATTCAACTTCAAGAAGAGCATATTATTTAATGGAAAAGTTCTCAGCTTGAATATGGGAGTTGTAAAGGCTGTTGATGTCccatgaatgattgattgattgattgattgattgattaaggTTTATGCAATCAGAATTGTCTTTTGTAGGCCCTGAAAAGCTTATGTGAAAGTGGCAGATCAAGCACCTCATGATATGATGTTCCCTCTGCACAGCTTCGCAAGGATTTTAACGAGGCCAGCCGTTATGAGACTGAGCTGAACAGTCAGCTGTACAACATTCTCCTCAGGCTTCCCAACAGGTCAGGACGTTATAGAAGTTGtccaacctccttgctctacccaggtgtaaa comes from Branchiostoma floridae strain S238N-H82 chromosome 2, Bfl_VNyyK, whole genome shotgun sequence and encodes:
- the LOC118406546 gene encoding alpha/beta hydrolase domain-containing protein 17B-like; the protein is MNGLSLGELCCLFCCPPCPARIAAKLAFLPPEPTYAFVPDDSGQRFSLHLSERAEWQYTQRELDCIEVFMTRTNRGNRIACMFVRCSPSARYTLLFSHGNAVDLGQMSSFYIGLGTRINCNVFSFDYSGYGVSTGKPSEKNLYADIDAAWHSLRTRYGISPEHIILYGQSIGTVPTIDLASRYECGAVILHSPLMSGMRVAFPDTKRTWCFDAFPSIDKISKVTSPVLVIHGTEDEVIDFSHGLAIYERCPRAVEPPVVEGAGHNDVELYGQYLERLKQFVSTELTQP